One part of the bacterium genome encodes these proteins:
- a CDS encoding transporter produces the protein MHRKALIMVVAIGLFAIGANPASAEFKRDLSTDRPDKTESPYTVEKGRFQFELQPFSMAFRNSELAGGTKEFLRTGDFGGLAKYGVSDNVDVQLLLMYTGESRWFEYNRSAGGEWFEDDSSVGQSKYPAVEFGDPQIRVKINLKGNDDGGSAFALMPYVTIPIGADEATSDNWEGGLIVPAGFAINERMGAGVMVEFDYVSDEGGDGHHLELVTSATTAVDVSRIFGWYVELFQSVDLAGNQPWVPTFDTGLTFAIGENVQLDLGVNLGLNRYADDFTPFLGFSFRL, from the coding sequence ATGCACCGAAAAGCACTCATAATGGTAGTAGCGATAGGATTATTTGCAATAGGGGCGAATCCAGCAAGCGCCGAATTCAAGCGAGACTTAAGCACAGATCGACCAGACAAAACGGAGAGCCCATATACGGTCGAAAAGGGGCGATTTCAGTTTGAGCTTCAACCGTTCAGCATGGCGTTTCGGAATAGTGAGCTTGCCGGAGGGACTAAGGAGTTTCTTCGAACCGGAGATTTTGGCGGACTGGCAAAGTACGGAGTGTCCGACAATGTGGATGTTCAACTCCTGCTGATGTATACCGGCGAAAGTCGATGGTTTGAGTACAATCGTTCAGCAGGTGGTGAGTGGTTCGAGGACGATTCATCGGTTGGTCAAAGTAAGTACCCGGCGGTAGAATTTGGTGACCCACAAATACGCGTCAAGATCAACTTGAAGGGGAATGACGACGGAGGCTCTGCGTTCGCATTGATGCCATATGTTACGATTCCGATCGGGGCCGACGAGGCGACATCGGACAACTGGGAAGGTGGACTGATTGTGCCAGCGGGCTTTGCAATCAATGAGAGGATGGGTGCAGGCGTAATGGTCGAGTTTGACTATGTATCAGATGAAGGCGGTGACGGACACCATCTGGAGCTTGTTACCTCGGCAACGACCGCAGTGGATGTGAGCCGGATTTTCGGATGGTATGTCGAGTTGTTTCAAAGCGTAGATTTGGCCGGAAATCAACCGTGGGTGCCGACGTTTGATACCGGATTGACATTCGCAATCGGTGAAAACGTGCAGCTTGATTTGGGAGTGAATTTAGGGTTAAACAGATACGCGGATGACTTCACGCCGTTCCTGGGGTTCTCGTTTAGACTGTAA
- the atpD gene encoding F0F1 ATP synthase subunit beta, which yields MADNWGKIVQVIGPTVDCEFESDKLPNLLNALKIEDPAKGIDLTIEVALHIGDNIVRCVSLGSTDGLVRGMKVGDTGGPITVPVGERSLGRLFNLLGEPLDKIGPLPADTKRYPIHRSAPPLSEQETKYTLFETGIKVIDLLEPYAKGGKVGLFGGAGVGKTVIIQELIRNIATEHGGYSVFCGVGERTREGNDLWLEMKESGVLAKTALVFGQMNEPPGSRLRVALSGLTMAEYFREEEHQDVLLFIDNIFRFVQAGSEVSALLGRMPSAVGYQPTLTSEMSALQERITSTKSGSITSVQAIYVPADDLTDPAPATTFSHLDATTVLSRQISELGIYPAVDPLDSTSRILDPNVVGHEHYNVARGVQNILQRYKDLQDIIAILGIDELSEDQKIIVSRARKIQRFLSQPFFVAEQFTGRQGRYVKLKDTIASFRELIDGNCDDMPEQALYMVGSLDEAREQAKKMREGKA from the coding sequence ATGGCTGATAACTGGGGAAAGATCGTTCAGGTAATCGGTCCGACCGTCGACTGCGAGTTCGAATCGGATAAATTGCCGAACCTTCTCAATGCACTCAAGATTGAAGACCCCGCCAAGGGAATCGACCTAACCATCGAAGTAGCATTGCACATAGGTGACAACATCGTGCGCTGCGTCTCGCTCGGATCGACCGACGGTCTCGTGCGCGGAATGAAAGTTGGTGACACCGGTGGTCCGATTACGGTGCCGGTCGGTGAAAGATCGCTCGGCCGTCTCTTCAACCTGCTCGGCGAACCGCTTGACAAGATCGGCCCGCTTCCTGCCGACACCAAGCGCTATCCGATTCATCGTTCCGCACCGCCGCTCTCAGAACAAGAGACGAAGTACACGCTGTTCGAAACTGGAATCAAGGTCATCGACCTGCTGGAACCTTACGCCAAGGGTGGAAAGGTCGGTCTTTTCGGCGGCGCCGGCGTAGGCAAAACCGTTATCATTCAGGAGTTGATTCGTAATATCGCGACCGAACATGGCGGTTACTCAGTCTTCTGCGGTGTTGGTGAACGTACCCGTGAAGGCAACGATCTCTGGCTTGAAATGAAAGAGTCCGGTGTATTGGCAAAGACCGCTCTTGTCTTTGGCCAAATGAACGAGCCCCCAGGCTCGCGTCTGCGCGTCGCACTATCCGGCCTGACAATGGCCGAATACTTCCGCGAAGAAGAACATCAGGACGTGCTGCTGTTTATTGACAACATTTTCCGTTTCGTGCAGGCAGGCTCCGAAGTATCCGCTCTGTTGGGACGCATGCCGTCCGCAGTAGGATACCAGCCAACCCTGACATCCGAAATGAGCGCCTTGCAGGAACGCATTACGTCCACCAAGTCCGGCTCAATCACCTCGGTGCAGGCCATTTACGTACCCGCAGACGACTTGACCGATCCTGCCCCGGCAACAACCTTCTCACATCTGGACGCCACAACCGTGTTGTCTCGTCAGATTTCCGAGTTGGGAATTTACCCGGCAGTCGATCCGCTCGACTCGACCTCGCGTATTCTCGATCCGAACGTTGTCGGACACGAACACTACAACGTCGCCCGCGGTGTGCAGAACATTTTGCAGAGATACAAAGATTTGCAGGATATCATTGCAATTCTGGGAATTGACGAACTTTCGGAAGATCAGAAAATCATCGTCTCACGTGCACGCAAGATTCAACGCTTCCTGTCACAGCCGTTCTTTGTTGCTGAACAATTCACCGGCCGTCAGGGTCGCTACGTTAAGCTCAAAGACACGATTGCTTCATTCCGTGAACTCATCGACGGCAATTGCGATGATATGCCGGAGCAGGCGTTGTATATGGTCGGCAGTCTCGATGAAGCTCGCGAGCAGGCGAAGAAGATGCGTGAAGGAAAAGCATAA
- the atpF gene encoding F0F1 ATP synthase subunit B, with protein MLDQILGALKIEIPQLITHIIGFIIALWILKKFAWKPLLGLLDERRERIKNSFDEIDAKNAEAESLNQQYQAKLRDIDTEARKRLTEAVQEGEKIAAKIKDDARVEAKDIMARTKSELEQDFAKARIQLKEDVVNLTIDATEKIIRERLDTQKHREMIGRFIEDVEKVK; from the coding sequence TTGTTAGATCAAATATTAGGCGCTCTCAAAATTGAAATCCCCCAGCTGATAACGCATATCATCGGCTTTATCATCGCGCTGTGGATTCTCAAAAAGTTCGCTTGGAAGCCGCTGCTCGGCCTGCTCGACGAACGTCGCGAGCGCATCAAGAACAGCTTCGATGAAATCGATGCTAAGAATGCCGAAGCCGAATCGCTGAATCAGCAATATCAAGCTAAACTGCGCGATATTGACACTGAAGCCCGCAAACGCTTGACAGAAGCGGTCCAAGAAGGCGAGAAAATCGCGGCCAAGATCAAGGACGATGCGCGCGTCGAAGCCAAAGATATCATGGCTCGCACCAAGTCCGAACTCGAGCAGGATTTCGCCAAGGCGCGCATCCAACTCAAGGAAGACGTAGTCAACCTGACGATTGACGCCACCGAGAAGATCATCCGCGAACGTCTCGATACGCAGAAGCACCGCGAGATGATCGGTCGCTTCATCGAAGACGTTGAGAAAGTAAAGTAA
- the atpC gene encoding ATP synthase F1 subunit epsilon, which produces MSFKLSIVSPERILFEDEVVSLVVPGGEGYLGILSNHAPLISTLKVGEIKFRDKNNKELWMATSGGFIEVSNNKATILADTAEFVHEIDHGRAMKELERAEGLLNMDLSSTDREVAKHSREKAKNRLDCIKKHK; this is translated from the coding sequence ATGTCGTTCAAGCTGTCGATTGTGTCACCCGAACGCATTCTTTTTGAAGACGAAGTCGTATCGCTGGTGGTGCCGGGTGGCGAAGGCTATCTCGGCATCCTTTCCAATCACGCTCCCTTAATCTCGACGCTCAAAGTCGGCGAGATCAAGTTCCGCGACAAGAACAACAAGGAACTCTGGATGGCAACCTCCGGCGGATTTATCGAGGTCTCGAACAACAAGGCTACCATCCTTGCCGATACCGCCGAATTCGTCCACGAGATCGACCACGGCCGTGCCATGAAGGAATTGGAGCGCGCCGAGGGTCTTCTCAATATGGACTTGTCGTCAACCGACCGCGAAGTTGCCAAGCACTCACGCGAAAAGGCGAAAAATCGCCTCGACTGCATCAAGAAGCACAAATAA
- a CDS encoding 1-deoxy-D-xylulose-5-phosphate reductoisomerase, which translates to MRRIAVFGSTGSIGASLLDIVRNNRQHYQIVLLSSNQNHKLLFEQTQEFAVENVHLFDESAASVANSTLPTGIHLHSGHSSVSKLIDNLHCDIVVNAIVGAAGLEVSYYTLNRGLNLALANKESMIAGGELLNETAARKGATILPIDSEHSALFQCLQSGKHSEVEKLLLTASGGPFRQRPFDTFEDITVAEALRHPKWSMGSKITIDSATMMNKGLEVIEAHYLFNIDVDSIEIVIHPQSIVHSMVQFHDGSVIAQLSPPDMRLPIAYALEYPSRLLTNLPRLDISAPFSLDFAPPDIRRFPSISLAYNALRDGGFAPLTLNAANEIAVAAFLAEEIKFTEIPAIVEQALGMPISGSPMNLGDLLEADLKVRKATEALISGGTLARTRR; encoded by the coding sequence GTGAGACGAATAGCCGTCTTCGGCTCGACCGGATCTATCGGTGCGAGTCTCCTTGATATTGTCCGAAACAATCGGCAGCACTACCAGATAGTGCTGCTCTCCAGCAATCAGAATCACAAACTCCTGTTCGAACAAACGCAGGAGTTTGCTGTTGAAAACGTCCACCTGTTCGATGAATCTGCGGCTTCCGTAGCGAACTCGACACTTCCTACCGGAATCCATTTACATTCTGGGCATTCCAGTGTTTCGAAACTGATCGATAACTTGCACTGCGACATTGTAGTCAACGCCATTGTCGGCGCAGCCGGTCTCGAAGTCTCATACTATACTCTCAATCGCGGACTCAACCTCGCTCTCGCAAATAAAGAGTCAATGATCGCCGGTGGAGAATTGCTTAACGAAACCGCCGCTCGTAAGGGTGCTACAATCCTCCCGATCGACTCCGAACACTCGGCACTGTTCCAGTGCCTGCAATCCGGAAAACACTCCGAGGTCGAAAAGCTCCTACTTACGGCATCCGGTGGTCCATTTCGCCAGCGTCCCTTTGACACCTTCGAAGACATCACTGTAGCTGAGGCGCTCCGTCATCCCAAGTGGTCTATGGGCAGCAAAATTACCATCGACTCAGCGACCATGATGAACAAGGGCCTCGAAGTTATCGAGGCGCATTACTTATTCAACATCGATGTCGACTCCATCGAAATCGTCATCCACCCTCAATCAATTGTCCATTCAATGGTGCAGTTCCATGACGGTTCCGTTATTGCCCAGCTTTCGCCTCCTGATATGCGGCTGCCTATCGCTTATGCCTTGGAATACCCAAGTCGTCTCTTGACCAACCTTCCGCGACTCGATATCTCCGCTCCTTTCAGTCTTGATTTCGCACCACCAGACATTCGCCGATTTCCGTCGATATCGTTGGCATACAACGCCTTGCGCGACGGTGGGTTCGCACCGCTGACTCTCAATGCCGCCAACGAAATTGCAGTCGCAGCTTTTCTTGCGGAAGAGATTAAATTTACCGAAATTCCGGCGATTGTAGAACAGGCGCTCGGAATGCCGATTTCAGGATCGCCAATGAATCTTGGCGACTTGTTGGAAGCCGATCTCAAGGTCCGCAAAGCAACCGAAGCGCTCATTAGTGGCGGAACTTTAGCAAGAACAAGGCGTTAA
- the atpB gene encoding F0F1 ATP synthase subunit A, with translation MISQYLLTIVSTTEHEVGQVADTLAHAAGAAHGGAHEESHELPNILHMAYKAFGDAFSGVYHWENIIFAFVALTFLCVVSTSVARKRKMIPGRLQSLVELVVEGLYNFFHSMLGDHARRYTPFLGTLFVYILTMNWMGMFPFLKAPSSAATITVSLALIVFVYSQAVGFKHLGVGGWFFHLMGSPRDVIGWCLVPLNLPIHVIGEFAKPLSLSLRLFGNITGEDILIAAFTGVGIMMLSFMHSPVGVPLQLPFYFLGLLMSTIQALVFTSLSAIYIAMMLPHEEHAESH, from the coding sequence TTGATCTCGCAATATCTTCTGACAATTGTCTCAACGACTGAACATGAAGTCGGCCAAGTCGCCGATACTTTGGCGCATGCCGCAGGTGCTGCACATGGCGGCGCTCATGAAGAGTCACACGAACTTCCGAATATCCTCCACATGGCGTACAAGGCCTTCGGAGACGCCTTCTCTGGTGTATATCACTGGGAAAACATCATCTTCGCTTTTGTGGCTTTGACTTTCTTGTGCGTGGTTTCGACCTCTGTCGCCCGTAAGCGCAAGATGATCCCGGGACGTCTGCAGAGCCTGGTCGAATTGGTAGTGGAAGGACTCTACAACTTCTTCCATAGCATGTTGGGCGATCACGCTCGCCGCTACACACCGTTCCTGGGAACGCTCTTCGTTTACATTCTCACAATGAACTGGATGGGAATGTTCCCGTTCTTGAAAGCTCCCAGCTCGGCGGCTACGATCACAGTCTCTTTGGCATTGATTGTATTCGTCTATTCGCAAGCTGTCGGCTTCAAACACCTCGGTGTCGGTGGCTGGTTCTTCCACTTGATGGGCTCGCCCCGCGACGTTATCGGCTGGTGTCTGGTGCCGTTGAACTTGCCGATTCACGTGATCGGCGAATTCGCCAAGCCGCTTTCATTGTCTTTACGTCTCTTTGGAAATATCACCGGAGAAGACATTCTGATCGCCGCCTTTACCGGCGTCGGTATCATGATGCTCTCCTTTATGCACTCGCCCGTTGGTGTGCCGCTTCAGTTGCCGTTTTATTTCCTCGGCCTGCTGATGTCCACCATTCAGGCGCTGGTATTCACTTCGTTGTCGGCAATTTATATCGCTATGATGTTGCCGCACGAGGAACACGCTGAAAGTCATTAA
- a CDS encoding F0F1 ATP synthase subunit alpha, translating to MALKPEEVSSIIKQQIAGYQTKLEMESVGTVLQVGDGIARVWGLRDVQMSELVTFPGDVTGVVLNLEADNVGVALMGDDRKINEGDTVRRTGRIASVPVGEAMVGRVVSPLGEPLDAKGPIATKEFRNVESPAPNVVQRQPVKEPLQTGLKAIDSMIPIGRGQRELIIGDRQTGKTAIAIDTIINQKNTDVICIYVAIGQKASTIAQTVGILEENGAMGYTIVVAASANTPAPLQFLAPYAGVAMGEYFMLKGKHVLCVYDDLSKHAQAYRQLSLLLRRPPGREAYPGDVFYLHSRLLERAAKLSDELGGGSLTALPVIETQAGDVSAYIPTNVISITDGQIFLEGDLFYSGTRPAINVGISVSRVGGNAQTKAMKKVAGRLRLDLAQYRSLAAFAQFGSDLDEATQAQLTRGSRTAEILKQGQYIPMPLEKQVAIIWAAVNGYLDSVPLERVKAFEDGYYPFIEKNYPDIFHVIRDSKTLDDATEAKLKEAVAKYKAEFMK from the coding sequence ATGGCTCTGAAACCAGAAGAAGTAAGTTCGATAATTAAACAGCAGATCGCCGGTTACCAGACCAAGCTCGAGATGGAGTCGGTCGGTACGGTTCTGCAGGTCGGCGATGGTATCGCGCGTGTCTGGGGTCTTCGTGACGTCCAGATGTCCGAACTCGTGACCTTCCCCGGTGACGTCACTGGCGTCGTGCTCAACCTTGAAGCCGACAACGTCGGCGTAGCGTTGATGGGCGACGATCGCAAAATCAACGAAGGCGACACCGTCCGCCGCACGGGCCGTATTGCATCGGTCCCTGTGGGCGAGGCTATGGTAGGTCGCGTGGTCAGCCCGCTGGGCGAGCCGCTCGATGCCAAGGGTCCGATTGCGACCAAGGAATTTCGCAACGTCGAATCACCCGCGCCAAACGTCGTACAGCGCCAGCCAGTGAAAGAGCCGTTGCAGACGGGCCTCAAGGCCATCGACTCGATGATCCCGATTGGCCGCGGCCAGCGCGAATTGATCATCGGCGACCGTCAAACTGGCAAAACCGCTATCGCCATCGACACGATTATCAATCAGAAGAACACTGACGTAATTTGCATCTATGTCGCCATCGGCCAGAAAGCTTCCACGATCGCCCAAACAGTTGGCATCTTGGAAGAAAACGGCGCCATGGGATATACTATCGTCGTTGCTGCCTCAGCGAATACACCAGCTCCGCTGCAATTCTTGGCACCGTATGCAGGTGTCGCAATGGGCGAATACTTCATGCTCAAAGGCAAGCACGTCCTTTGCGTTTACGATGATCTTTCCAAACACGCGCAAGCGTATCGCCAATTGTCGCTGCTGCTTCGTCGTCCGCCGGGACGTGAGGCCTACCCGGGCGACGTGTTCTACTTGCATTCGCGCCTATTGGAGCGTGCTGCCAAATTGTCTGATGAGCTCGGTGGCGGTTCATTGACCGCACTTCCGGTCATCGAAACTCAGGCTGGCGACGTGTCCGCTTACATTCCGACAAACGTAATTTCGATTACCGACGGCCAGATCTTCCTTGAAGGCGATCTGTTCTACTCAGGTACGCGTCCCGCCATCAACGTCGGTATCTCGGTATCGCGCGTCGGCGGTAATGCACAGACCAAGGCTATGAAGAAAGTCGCCGGCAGATTGCGTCTCGATTTGGCGCAATATCGCTCGCTTGCCGCGTTTGCTCAGTTCGGTTCCGACCTCGACGAAGCCACTCAGGCGCAGTTGACGCGCGGTTCTCGTACGGCAGAAATTCTCAAACAGGGTCAGTACATTCCGATGCCGCTCGAGAAACAGGTAGCCATCATCTGGGCCGCAGTAAATGGATACCTCGATTCAGTACCGCTTGAACGCGTTAAGGCATTTGAAGACGGATATTACCCGTTCATCGAGAAGAATTATCCCGACATCTTTCATGTCATTCGCGATTCAAAAACTCTCGATGATGCGACAGAAGCAAAACTGAAAGAAGCAGTCGCCAAATACAAAGCGGAGTTCATGAAGTAA
- the rseP gene encoding RIP metalloprotease RseP: MILEILSFIFVLGLLIFVHELGHFAVAKWCGIRVETFSLGFPPKMIGFRKGDTEYCISWIPLGGYVKMSGERPDEADIHGRPYEFMSKPAWQRAAVIFAGPAMNYILAVFLLFGIYLVNGQPKPNQASVIGTVVEGDPAAAAGLQAGDQIIAVDDSPISTFEEMYGLVTVKPAQEIKLTWLRGADTMYAFTTTRPDTVMNMQGEVETIGKIGVSRQIEYESMGFFASLKGGFDMANFYVLQIFQFLKDVISGSVSSKLIGGPLFIAQAAGEAAKQGLLPLLFLASILSVNLCVVNLVPIPVLDGGQLLFLLIEKIKGSPVSMKGRAIAQQVGFVFLIILIIFVTKNDIWRINIFGW, from the coding sequence GTGATATTAGAAATACTCTCATTCATCTTCGTCCTCGGACTCCTCATATTCGTTCACGAACTTGGTCACTTTGCCGTAGCCAAGTGGTGCGGTATTCGCGTCGAAACTTTCTCACTGGGCTTTCCGCCTAAAATGATCGGTTTCCGCAAAGGCGATACCGAGTATTGTATCTCGTGGATACCGTTGGGCGGATACGTTAAGATGTCCGGTGAACGTCCCGACGAGGCCGACATCCACGGTCGTCCGTATGAGTTCATGTCAAAGCCGGCATGGCAGCGCGCCGCGGTGATTTTCGCCGGCCCTGCTATGAATTACATCCTCGCAGTATTCTTGCTGTTCGGAATCTATTTGGTCAATGGCCAGCCGAAGCCCAATCAAGCATCGGTGATTGGTACCGTCGTCGAAGGCGATCCCGCTGCCGCGGCAGGACTTCAGGCTGGAGATCAGATCATCGCCGTTGATGATTCACCGATATCGACCTTTGAGGAAATGTACGGTCTGGTCACCGTCAAGCCTGCACAGGAAATCAAACTCACTTGGCTGCGCGGCGCTGACACCATGTACGCTTTCACTACCACGCGCCCCGACACAGTGATGAACATGCAGGGCGAGGTCGAGACTATCGGCAAAATCGGAGTTTCGCGCCAAATCGAATACGAAAGCATGGGATTTTTCGCCTCGCTCAAGGGCGGCTTTGATATGGCGAATTTCTACGTATTACAGATCTTCCAATTCCTGAAAGACGTCATCTCCGGTTCGGTCTCTTCCAAACTAATTGGCGGACCGCTTTTCATCGCTCAAGCCGCTGGGGAAGCCGCCAAACAGGGACTGTTGCCTCTGTTGTTCTTGGCTTCGATTCTTAGTGTCAATCTCTGCGTCGTTAACTTGGTGCCAATTCCCGTACTCGATGGTGGCCAGCTCCTTTTCCTCTTGATTGAAAAGATCAAAGGCAGCCCCGTCTCCATGAAGGGGAGAGCCATCGCCCAACAGGTCGGCTTCGTTTTTCTAATCATATTGATCATCTTCGTAACCAAGAACGACATCTGGAGAATCAACATCTTCGGTTGGTAG
- a CDS encoding peptidylprolyl isomerase, whose protein sequence is MTVNAEDAKTKKPIVVLETSEGIIELELYPQVAPQHVANFLELANKGFYNGVIFHRVMSGFMIQGGDPTGTGMGDSGKKLNAEFNDSLHHAGTLSMARSPQGPNTASCQFFICLEDAHFLDHKYTVFGNTIKGFDVVQKIGKTQTSGSNDRIRSDAAWKAELLKKKTEGADVYLDPQGTPAPDRPLKTVKIIKAYEKK, encoded by the coding sequence ATGACCGTCAATGCCGAAGATGCCAAGACGAAGAAACCGATCGTTGTCCTTGAAACATCTGAAGGCATTATCGAGCTTGAACTCTACCCGCAAGTTGCTCCACAGCATGTCGCCAATTTCCTTGAACTTGCCAATAAAGGCTTCTACAACGGCGTGATTTTCCATCGCGTAATGTCTGGATTCATGATTCAGGGCGGCGATCCGACCGGCACTGGTATGGGTGATTCAGGCAAGAAACTTAATGCGGAATTCAATGATTCGCTTCATCATGCCGGCACCCTTTCGATGGCACGCTCGCCACAGGGTCCGAATACGGCTTCGTGTCAGTTTTTCATCTGCCTTGAGGACGCGCATTTTCTTGATCACAAATACACGGTGTTCGGCAACACGATCAAGGGATTTGACGTCGTTCAAAAGATCGGAAAAACCCAAACATCCGGCAGTAATGACAGAATCAGAAGTGACGCCGCTTGGAAAGCTGAGTTGTTGAAGAAAAAGACCGAAGGCGCCGATGTCTATCTTGATCCCCAAGGCACTCCAGCTCCCGATCGTCCGTTGAAGACGGTCAAGATTATCAAGGCCTACGAAAAGAAGTGA
- a CDS encoding AtpZ/AtpI family protein, whose protein sequence is MPEKDEKKSSSLRQVSLLGTIPILMAVGPLVGYFIGSLIDDWLGTRPWFIAIFLILGFVAAGKEIYNIVRKVNKDL, encoded by the coding sequence ATGCCGGAAAAAGATGAGAAGAAATCCAGCTCTCTTAGACAAGTCAGCCTACTTGGTACGATTCCAATTCTGATGGCAGTAGGTCCCTTAGTGGGCTACTTCATCGGAAGCCTGATTGACGACTGGTTGGGTACCAGACCTTGGTTCATAGCCATATTTTTAATTCTGGGATTTGTAGCGGCAGGCAAAGAAATTTACAATATTGTGCGTAAGGTCAATAAGGACTTGTAA
- the atpE gene encoding ATP synthase F0 subunit C — MDFRFALALALPLAIGLAAIGSGMGLGRAVGQAMEAIGRQPEAAGKIQTAMIIGAAFIEALTIYALVAFFLLQGKIA; from the coding sequence ATGGATTTCAGATTTGCATTAGCTCTGGCGCTGCCGCTCGCTATCGGGTTGGCCGCTATCGGTTCGGGCATGGGCCTGGGTCGTGCGGTTGGACAGGCGATGGAAGCCATCGGTCGTCAGCCGGAAGCTGCGGGCAAGATTCAGACCGCGATGATCATCGGCGCTGCGTTCATCGAAGCGTTGACCATCTACGCATTGGTCGCATTCTTCCTGCTCCAGGGCAAGATTGCTTAA
- the atpG gene encoding ATP synthase F1 subunit gamma, translating into MATLRDIRKRIRAVKSTTQITKAMEMVAAARLRRAQQMVEQSRPYSEKMRLILEQISAAAGSIDHPFFEQREVKRKMLVVFTSDRGLCGSFNSNIIRPATKWMRENEQFQPQLVLVGKKGEDFFRRQKWPIAKVYKNMQGRMNLDVVRDLTHFLIESFVSGNVDQVQLIYTKFLSTTSYRVGVHGFLPIAPPKADNKSQKHYIFEPDPEHIFESLMPSYALTIAQMALADTFASEHGARMIAMGQATRNANEMIDALTLQYNKARQATITKELLEVVTGAEALRG; encoded by the coding sequence ATGGCAACACTTCGCGACATCCGTAAACGAATTCGCGCCGTCAAAAGCACGACGCAAATCACCAAAGCAATGGAAATGGTCGCGGCCGCTCGCTTGCGCCGTGCCCAGCAAATGGTCGAACAGTCGCGCCCTTATTCCGAGAAGATGCGCTTGATCTTGGAGCAAATCTCGGCAGCCGCCGGTTCGATTGACCATCCGTTCTTTGAACAGCGCGAAGTCAAGCGCAAGATGCTGGTGGTGTTTACATCTGACCGCGGTCTTTGCGGTTCGTTCAATTCGAACATCATTCGACCTGCCACCAAGTGGATGAGGGAGAACGAGCAGTTCCAGCCGCAGTTGGTATTGGTTGGTAAGAAGGGCGAAGATTTCTTCCGCCGTCAGAAATGGCCGATTGCCAAGGTCTATAAGAACATGCAGGGCCGCATGAATCTTGATGTTGTTCGCGACCTGACTCATTTCTTGATCGAGTCGTTCGTCTCCGGCAATGTCGACCAGGTTCAGCTTATCTATACGAAGTTCTTGTCGACGACTTCCTATCGCGTCGGCGTCCACGGCTTCTTGCCGATTGCACCGCCAAAGGCAGATAACAAGTCGCAGAAACACTATATCTTTGAGCCCGATCCCGAACACATCTTCGAATCGTTGATGCCTTCTTATGCGTTGACTATCGCGCAGATGGCGCTGGCAGACACATTCGCCTCCGAACACGGAGCACGTATGATCGCAATGGGACAGGCAACCCGCAATGCTAACGAAATGATCGACGCCCTTACCTTGCAGTACAACAAAGCCCGTCAAGCGACGATTACCAAGGAACTCCTCGAAGTCGTCACCGGTGCCGAGGCGTTGAGGGGTTAA
- the atpH gene encoding ATP synthase F1 subunit delta, with the protein MDKQIIARRYAHGLFEYTEENKSSDTVQVDFESLADILKADDSLIQFLAAPQLLDSDKHAVVDKVFQGKVHENLYSLIHLLVAKHRTDFMVEIADEYEALYNESRAIVGTRLITAVPLTPEEVNAIRAKLNKLTGRQIDLEPEVDEKIIAGVIAIVGDKIIDRSVRHELEVLREQLMELKVN; encoded by the coding sequence TTGGACAAACAGATCATTGCCCGGCGTTATGCGCACGGCCTGTTCGAGTACACGGAAGAGAACAAGTCTTCCGACACTGTTCAAGTTGATTTCGAGAGTCTGGCCGATATTCTCAAGGCCGACGACTCATTGATTCAGTTTCTTGCCGCGCCGCAATTGCTCGATTCCGATAAACACGCTGTCGTCGACAAAGTGTTTCAGGGCAAGGTTCATGAGAACCTCTACAGCCTGATTCATCTTCTCGTCGCGAAACACCGCACCGATTTCATGGTCGAAATTGCCGACGAGTATGAAGCGCTCTACAATGAAAGTCGCGCCATCGTTGGCACTAGGTTGATCACGGCTGTCCCGTTGACACCGGAAGAGGTCAACGCCATCCGTGCCAAACTCAATAAGCTCACTGGCCGCCAAATTGACCTCGAACCAGAAGTCGATGAAAAAATTATTGCCGGTGTAATCGCTATCGTCGGCGACAAAATCATTGATCGTTCCGTACGCCACGAACTGGAAGTCCTGCGCGAGCAGTTGATGGAGTTGAAGGTAAACTAA